cCAAGAAGCGGGAGATGTCTCCTCCTCTATCTCCTCCAGCAAGACACAGGAGCTCGCAAAAGGACCGCTCCCCAgttgaaaaagagagaaattcaAATCGCGGGAGGTCTCCTTCGCCAAGAACGAAAAGATTAAGGAGATCCCAAGATGAGAAAGAGGGTGCAAAAATGAGAGATAGAGAGGTTGACAGGAATCACGACAAAAAGGGAAGCGAGAAGGGTGGCACACGAAGGGAAAGAGAGGGCGAGGGAGAAGATTATGAAAGGAGTCTTGGAAAGGGAGGCGATAAGGGTTTGCAAAGGGAGGGAGAAGCTGAGAGGAATCGTAGAGAAAGAGGAGAGAGGGAAGTTGGGAAGGAGAGAAGGTCAGGGAGGGATGAGATTGAAGGAAAGTCTTCTTCTAGAGGACGACATAGGGGGCGGTCTACTTCACCATTGGAATCAGACCGTCGCAACAGGAGCAAGCATGGGTCTCGATCGCCGCTGCCTCAAACAGAGAGAGACCGCAATGAGGTGTCTGGTGATATTCACCCCTAACAACACTTTGgtctaaacatttttttttccttttcttattaaattatcttattattGTGTTGTTTGTGGTTAAAAATTATCTGCTTCACAATGTTGCTGATGAATGTAGGCTAGTTTGTGTTGTTTTTCTGTTTGCAATTCATAATTTCAAACTAAATGTGATTTGTGTATTTGGATTTTGataaattcttttttcctttttgtgtaattgtttttgtttgattcaaAGGTTTGTATATGTTTTCATGAAGTTGTTGGAAACTTGGTAGTATTAAAAGCTGATAACCTTTACAAACAACCCCATTCAATTCCCGTTGTTAACTTACTGGTTGCACTTTGCATATGAATTTCAAATCATTAACTTTAACATAAATCTCATCAAGAAACCCCACCAAACCCCTTAATCTCTCATTATAACCATAAAATCTCCTCTTTTGGCTCTTCTCCTAACTGCTTTCACACTGTAATGATAATCCATAGCAAAACCAAACAAGTAGCCACTAGCCAGAAAcattataattaacaaaatccCAACCCTAGAAGTTGCTAGAGTACAAAGAATCCCAATGGAAACCTATGGAATGTTTTGCTCGAAAATTAAGGCCCCAAATCATTTTGGCCTGAAGTCTACAATCTTTTCCTTGAACAGAAAATGTCGTGGATTATGTCTATCTTTTAAGATTTCAAACCTTGATGAATCTTTGGAATTGCCTTTCTTGAAAAGATTCTCGAATGAAACACTGATtggaaaaactaattatttcaGGGGACAAACTCAAGGGGAGCTGAACAAAGGTAGGCTGCTTCttaagcttttctttttctcatgttTGGACTGGAACATTGGTAACGTGCCTCTACCATGGAAATGCTATTTAGAAAcacctaaataataataataataataataaattgtccTACTTAAATTTGCTTGGGCAGGAATAGTGATGATGACAATTATGATGATTCTGTGGCTAAGATGAAGGCTGCTGAGGAGGCTTTGGAAGTCAAGAAGAAGGTAGGAACAGCTTGTGTGGTTGCTTTACTTCCCTGTGCTTAATGCTCCTTATTTAGTTTGTAAACATACTTTTGTTTGGCTAAGAAAATAGATCTTCATTGTGTCTAGCCAATGACCTCAGTATTGATCATTATCTTTACAAATTGCAGCACGAACCTTCTTTTGAGCTATCTGGAAAGCTTGCTGCCGAAACCAATAGAGTTAGAGGTGGGTGATATGTACATTGCTTTTAGTTTCACTGAAGagaatttcctttttttcttatcactAATAATTCTGCTGAACCTCTCTCTCACCTCTTTTATACAAATCTGGTGGCAAGCTAAAAGTTGTTTGGCATCTTTGGTTAGTTGGTTTAGATATAGAGGTATTTTTGTCGTGCAATTGCTTTACACATTTTGACATAAACGTATCATTTTTCTGGTCAGTTTAGTTGAATCCATGTAGAGTTACTCAGTTGTTTtgtcatttgaaaaataattggggAAGTTTAACAGCATTTGGGAGGCAAGAAAGAAAACAGTAGATTCCCTGAAGTGACAGATAGGCTATACCTTTTAAAATTACATCCGTATGAGAGGAAGAATTAGGCACAGGCACTTGAGGCTTCTTGATTGATGGTGGATTTGATCTCCATAAGCAGTTTTACAAATTGGGCCAAAACatattctgtttttattttctttctttctttggttcGTGCCTGATGTGAAAAAGCTTTACCA
This genomic interval from Populus alba chromosome 1, ASM523922v2, whole genome shotgun sequence contains the following:
- the LOC118040973 gene encoding uncharacterized protein isoform X1 — protein: MGRNLSQSPHRDRHRSSHRDRDASPVREKQQQQQRSSRSNNNNKSPKKREMSPPLSPPARHRSSQKDRSPVEKERNSNRGRSPSPRTKRLRRSQDEKEGAKMRDREVDRNHDKKGSEKGGTRREREGEGEDYERSLGKGGDKGLQREGEAERNRRERGEREVGKERRSGRDEIEGKSSSRGRHRGRSTSPLESDRRNRSKHGSRSPLPQTERDRNEGTNSRGAEQRNSDDDNYDDSVAKMKAAEEALEVKKKHEPSFELSGKLAAETNRVRGVTLLFTEPPDAKKPNVRWRLYVFKGGEALNEPLYIHRQSCYLFGRERRVADIPTDHPSCSKQHAVIQFRQVEKEQPDGMLKKQVRPYVMDLGSTNKTFINDNPIEPQRYYELFEKDTIKFGNSSREYVLLHENSSE
- the LOC118040973 gene encoding FHA domain-containing protein DDL isoform X2; the encoded protein is MKGVLEREAIRVCKGREKLRGIVEKEERGKLGRREGQGGMRLKESLLLEDDIGGGLLHHWNQTVATGASMGLDRRCLKQRETAMRCLGTNSRGAEQRNSDDDNYDDSVAKMKAAEEALEVKKKHEPSFELSGKLAAETNRVRGVTLLFTEPPDAKKPNVRWRLYVFKGGEALNEPLYIHRQSCYLFGRERRVADIPTDHPSCSKQHAVIQFRQVEKEQPDGMLKKQVRPYVMDLGSTNKTFINDNPIEPQRYYELFEKDTIKFGNSSREYVLLHENSSE